One genomic region from Verrucomicrobiota bacterium encodes:
- a CDS encoding DNA alkylation repair protein, which yields MPRAPRSIRKGSSLQSLLDAEAIACLANNLRWAWSAFPRRHFCELAHQGLESLGIMDRGGHLAEVLRRCLPARYDQAIECLLRSLTPPLRITEDAGLGVFFYLPHVCFVAKFGLDPEGNGGTDPFEISMRAQYALTRRFTAEFSMRPFLIQEPRRTIARLLQWTRDPDPHVRRLCSEGSRPRLPWACRIPEFVRDPSPTLPILESLKDDPELYVRRSVANHIGDIAKDHLGLALGLCERWLEGASAERRWLIRHALRHPAKQGVPRAQNIRKKAESSPSS from the coding sequence ATCCCGAGGGCTCCGCGCTCGATTCGGAAAGGGAGTTCATTGCAATCCCTGTTGGATGCTGAGGCCATTGCGTGCTTGGCCAACAATCTCCGATGGGCTTGGTCGGCATTCCCTCGGCGGCATTTTTGCGAACTCGCCCATCAAGGCCTGGAGTCCCTGGGCATCATGGACCGCGGGGGACACTTGGCGGAGGTGCTGCGCCGGTGCCTGCCCGCGCGATATGACCAAGCCATCGAATGCCTTCTCCGATCGCTGACACCGCCCCTGAGGATCACGGAGGACGCCGGGTTGGGCGTCTTCTTTTATCTTCCTCATGTGTGTTTTGTGGCCAAGTTCGGACTTGATCCTGAGGGCAATGGGGGAACGGATCCTTTTGAAATTTCGATGCGCGCTCAATACGCGTTGACTCGGCGGTTTACCGCCGAGTTTTCGATGCGCCCTTTTCTGATCCAGGAGCCACGCCGAACGATCGCCCGACTTCTCCAATGGACGCGCGATCCCGATCCGCACGTGCGCCGGTTATGTTCAGAGGGATCGCGTCCGCGTCTTCCGTGGGCGTGCCGGATTCCTGAGTTCGTGCGCGATCCGAGCCCGACGCTGCCGATTTTGGAATCGCTCAAGGATGACCCTGAACTTTATGTGCGGCGAAGCGTGGCCAATCACATCGGGGACATCGCCAAGGATCATTTGGGGCTGGCGCTGGGACTTTGCGAGCGGTGGCTCGAGGGGGCGAGTGCGGAACGGCGCTGGCTGATTCGTCATGCGCTCCGGCATCCCGCGAAGCAAGGCGTCCCTCGCGCGCAGAACATCCGAAAAAAGGCCGAATCGTCGCCGAGTTCCTGA
- a CDS encoding DUF4129 domain-containing protein — MARFLTQTRSGHCEYFATAAALVLRELGIPARYISGYSMQEKRGEEWLVRGRHAHAWTLAWVDGVWREIDLTPASWVEMESARARFWEKLGDGFSAVRLFISKVRYGDGEWKGAIPWLMLLVLAYAGWRVYSGKQWKRNEPSVHAVQRGLFPGQDSEFYRVERSMEEAGLPRRPGETLEQWLRRLGDGDRASAAELQSMLDLHYRLRFDPGGLTPPARARLREQVGAWEAKRTRGKP, encoded by the coding sequence GTGGCCCGATTCCTGACTCAAACGCGTTCTGGACATTGCGAATACTTTGCCACCGCCGCGGCGCTGGTATTGCGTGAGTTGGGGATTCCCGCGCGCTACATCTCGGGTTACTCGATGCAGGAAAAACGCGGCGAGGAATGGCTGGTGCGGGGACGGCACGCGCATGCCTGGACCTTGGCCTGGGTGGACGGAGTCTGGCGGGAGATTGATCTCACGCCGGCCTCGTGGGTTGAGATGGAGTCGGCGAGGGCACGTTTTTGGGAGAAGTTGGGCGACGGGTTTTCGGCGGTAAGACTCTTTATTTCCAAAGTTCGATACGGCGATGGCGAATGGAAGGGCGCCATCCCGTGGCTCATGCTCCTGGTGCTCGCTTATGCCGGTTGGCGAGTGTACTCGGGAAAGCAATGGAAGAGGAATGAGCCGTCCGTCCACGCGGTCCAACGAGGCCTTTTCCCCGGCCAGGACTCTGAATTTTATCGAGTGGAACGGAGCATGGAGGAAGCGGGACTTCCTCGCCGTCCAGGCGAGACCCTGGAACAATGGCTGCGCCGCTTAGGGGACGGAGATCGAGCATCGGCGGCGGAGCTGCAATCCATGCTGGACCTCCATTACCGGCTGCGATTTGACCCGGGGGGATTGACGCCACCGGCGCGGGCCCGGCTGCGAGAGCAAGTCGGGGCATGGGAGGCGAAGCGGACACGCGGAAAGCCTTGA